A window of Cellulomonas wangleii genomic DNA:
GGGCCGCCGAGCCGTCCACGGCCTCGGCGAGGACGCGCAGGTGGAGGCCGAGGGCCACGGCGGGCGCCGCCATCATGCGGGCGAGCTGGCCGCCACCGACGACGGCCACGGTGGGGGGTGTCACGGGCACGGAGCCTAGCCGCTGCGTCCAGGGCCGCCCGCGGCCGTCCGGGTCACGGGACGGCGGCCTGCACCAGGCGTCCGCCACCGGTCGCGCACAGCGCACCGTCCGCCGCGGGCACGAAGCTCGCGCCGCCCGGCGCCAGCTCGAGCTCCGCGCCGGACTCGGCCCGCAGCCGCACCTGCCCCTCGAGGCACAGCAGGACCCGGGGCCCGGCGCCCGGCAGCCGGCACTCCTCGTCGTCCGGCACGTGGGTCACGGAGAGCTCGAAGTCGTCGACGGGCGCGTAGTAGACGTCGGTCGCGTCGTAGACGTGCTCCGGGGCGATCCGGATGGGCGGTGCGGCGACGCAGTCCACCGCGCGCAGCAGCTCGGGGATGTCGACATGCTTCGAGGTGAGCCCGGCCCGCAGCACGTTGTCCGAGTTCGCCATGATCTCGACGGCGACGCCCTCGAGGTAGCAGTGGACGGCGCCCGCCGGGACGAAGAGCGCCTCGCCGGGCCGCAGCGTCACGGGGTTGAGCAGCACGGCGGTCACGGCGCCGGGGTCACCGGGGTAGGCCCGCTCCAGCCGGTCGACGGCCCCGTCGGTGCGCGGCGACGGGGAGCCGGCGACGACGCGCTCCCGCAGCTCGTCCGCGAAGGCGGTGACCTCGACGGGGGTCGGCCGGGTCGCGCCGCTCACGAGGCTGGCGAACGCGTCCTGCATCCCGGCCGTCGTGGGGGTCGCCATGATGGTCTTGTGCAGCCGCCGGGCGACCGGGTGCTCGAGGCCCCGCAGGATCTCGGCCGTGCGGCGCGGGGCGCGGAACCCGACCAGCGCCTCGAACATCGACAGGGCGTACACGAGCTCGGGCTTGTGGTTGCGGTCGCGGTACGACCGGTGCGGGTGGTCGAGCGGGACGCCGGCGGCGTCCTCGCGGGCGTACCCGTCCTCGGCGAGCTCGACGCTCGGGTGCACCTGCAGGGAGAGCGGCCGCGCGGCCGCGATGAGCTTGAGCAGGAAGGGCAGGCCGCCGCCGAAGCGGGACACGACGTCCTGGCCCAGCGTGCCCACCGGGTCGTCGGCGATCGCGTGGTGCAGGGGCGGTCCGGAGGCACCGACGAGCCGGGAGGGGGCCGAGGAGTGGGCGCCGAACCACGCCTCGGCGACGGGCGACCCGTCGACGGGCCGTCGGAGGAGTTGCGGGATGGCGGTTGCCGACCCCCAGGCGTAGCCCTGGACGGCGGGCTCGAGAACCTGCACGACTTCCCCCTCCGGACGATGTGGGGGGAAGCCTAGCGGCGGGTGTCGACGCCCGAGGTCACCACCGCCGCTCGCGCCGCACCGAGACCACCGCGCCGCGCGGCAGCACGACGTCGGGCCGCAGGGACGCCGGCACACCGGAGAGGAACAGCGCGAAGACCGCAGGTCGGCGCTGCGCGAGCTCCAGGCGGCCGCCGTCCGCGTTCGCGAGGTCGCGGGCGAGCGCGAGACCCAGCCCGGTACCGGCCCCCGAGGTGACGTCCCGCTCGAAGATGCGGGGGGCCAGGTCGTCGGGCACGCCCTCGCCCTCGTCGCCGACCTCGACGACGACCGCCCGCGACGACCCACCGGCGCGGGAGCGGACGGTCGTGGTCCCGGCGCCGTGCTTGAGCGAGTTCTCGATGAGCGTCGCCAGGACCTGCGCGAGCGCGCCGGGCGTCGCGAGCACCTGCGTGGCGGGGTCGACGTCCACGACCAGGCGGCGCCCGGCCGCCGCGAACGTCGGCGACCACTCCTCCTCCTGCTGGTGCACGACCTCGTGCAGGGAGATGGCCTCGGTCGTGCCACCCTGGGCGCGCCGCGAGCTGGCCAGCAGGTCGTCGACGACGCGCACGAGCCGCTCCACCTGCTCCAGCGAGATCCGGGCCTCCTCGCGGACCTCCGGCTCCCCCGCGGTGAGCATGATCTCCTCGAGGCGCATGGACAGCGCCGTCAGCGGGGTGCGCAGCTGGTGGGACGCGTCCGAGGCGAACTGCCGCTCCGCCGCCAGGCGACCGGCCATCCGGTCGGCGCTGCGGGCCAGCTCGGCGGCGACCAGGTCGATCTCCTCGACCCCGGACGGCTCGAGCTGCGGGCGCACCTGGCCCGACCCGAGCTGCTCGGCGGACGCCGCCAG
This region includes:
- the manA gene encoding mannose-6-phosphate isomerase, class I, which codes for MQVLEPAVQGYAWGSATAIPQLLRRPVDGSPVAEAWFGAHSSAPSRLVGASGPPLHHAIADDPVGTLGQDVVSRFGGGLPFLLKLIAAARPLSLQVHPSVELAEDGYAREDAAGVPLDHPHRSYRDRNHKPELVYALSMFEALVGFRAPRRTAEILRGLEHPVARRLHKTIMATPTTAGMQDAFASLVSGATRPTPVEVTAFADELRERVVAGSPSPRTDGAVDRLERAYPGDPGAVTAVLLNPVTLRPGEALFVPAGAVHCYLEGVAVEIMANSDNVLRAGLTSKHVDIPELLRAVDCVAAPPIRIAPEHVYDATDVYYAPVDDFELSVTHVPDDEECRLPGAGPRVLLCLEGQVRLRAESGAELELAPGGASFVPAADGALCATGGGRLVQAAVP
- a CDS encoding sensor histidine kinase, whose amino-acid sequence is MRRRVLQATIAAVTVAVVLLGFPLAFLGAQLVRENELRGLEIRAESVARTVDFRVDQQIALSDRMLEPYTGGDGELSATVVVRTPDGETYRAGPTVDQRRLTVQVTSTTAATVLLYVSWWDIFWMSTQVIALVVVAAVVAFAAGIAMAIWQANRLAAPLVYLAASAEQLGSGQVRPQLEPSGVEEIDLVAAELARSADRMAGRLAAERQFASDASHQLRTPLTALSMRLEEIMLTAGEPEVREEARISLEQVERLVRVVDDLLASSRRAQGGTTEAISLHEVVHQQEEEWSPTFAAAGRRLVVDVDPATQVLATPGALAQVLATLIENSLKHGAGTTTVRSRAGGSSRAVVVEVGDEGEGVPDDLAPRIFERDVTSGAGTGLGLALARDLANADGGRLELAQRRPAVFALFLSGVPASLRPDVVLPRGAVVSVRRERRW